A region of Rhodospirillales bacterium DNA encodes the following proteins:
- a CDS encoding ABC transporter permease, translating to MATTTPLDDADALAARRPGRARRFARWLRRDIRGAASLGILAGLFALSALAPVIAPFSPTLQDVNNTLLPPDARHWLGTDDLGRDVLSRLIHGAPATLYASFLAVSVAICLGVPVGLVAGFLGGWIDDGISRVIDTLLSFPAIVLAIAVTGALGIGLTNGMIAVGIVFSPQLARLVRAQTLIVKQELYVDAARVFGAPMGRILWKHVVPNAIQPVIVQVTLLLAVALLAEASLSFLGLGVQPPTPSWGAMLARAYHYMEIAPEQMYPPGIAILLTALAFNTLGESLRVALDPTMRRR from the coding sequence ATGGCCACGACGACACCGCTCGACGACGCCGACGCGCTGGCCGCGCGCCGCCCGGGGCGCGCGCGGCGCTTCGCGCGCTGGCTGCGGCGCGACATCCGCGGCGCCGCCAGCCTCGGAATCCTCGCCGGCCTGTTCGCGCTGTCGGCGCTGGCGCCTGTCATCGCGCCATTCTCGCCGACGCTGCAGGACGTCAACAACACGCTGTTGCCGCCGGACGCGCGCCACTGGCTCGGCACCGATGACCTCGGGCGCGACGTGCTCAGCCGCCTGATCCACGGCGCGCCGGCCACGCTCTACGCCAGCTTCCTCGCGGTCTCGGTCGCGATCTGCCTCGGCGTGCCGGTCGGCCTCGTCGCCGGCTTCCTCGGCGGCTGGATCGACGACGGCATCAGCCGCGTGATCGACACGCTGCTGTCGTTCCCCGCAATCGTCCTCGCGATCGCGGTGACCGGCGCGCTCGGGATCGGTCTGACCAACGGCATGATCGCCGTCGGCATCGTGTTCTCGCCGCAGCTCGCGCGGCTGGTCCGCGCCCAGACGCTGATCGTGAAGCAGGAGCTCTACGTCGACGCCGCCCGCGTGTTCGGCGCGCCGATGGGGCGGATACTGTGGAAGCACGTGGTGCCCAACGCGATCCAGCCGGTGATCGTGCAGGTGACTCTGCTGCTGGCGGTGGCGCTGTTGGCGGAGGCGAGCCTCAGCTTCCTCGGGCTCGGGGTGCAGCCGCCGACGCCGAGCTGGGGCGCGATGCTGGCGCGCGCCTACCACTACATGGAGATCGCGCCGGAACAGATGTACCCGCCGGGCATCGCGATCCTGCTCACGGCGCTGGCCTTCAACACGCTCGGCGAGTCGCTGCGCGTCGCGCTCGACCCGACGATGCGCCGCCGTTGA
- a CDS encoding acyl-CoA dehydrogenase family protein, protein MADAARIDIPAAAPPSPFYTAEHEAFRDQLRRFVAKEIAPYVDEWDEAGEFPRELYRKAAAIGLLQLGYPEEYGGLPTDVFFRIVVSEELSKAGSGGVNASLMSHSIGTPPIAALGPEWMKRKLLPEILSGEKISALAITEPSGGSDVANLRTTARRDGGDYVVNGQKMFITSGVRADYFTVAVRTGGPGAGGVSLLLIERDRPGFSRTKLRKMGWWASDTAQLFFDDVRVPVENLIGKENRGFIGIMLNFNQERIGLAAGAHGFARVCLDEAIAYARERHTFGKPLIANQVIRHKIVDMAMRVNAVKANLEMLAWRLGQGERPVAEICMLKNLATTTLEYVANEAMQILGGAGYLRGSKVERIYRETKVMSIGGGSIEIMKDLAARQMGL, encoded by the coding sequence ATGGCGGATGCCGCCAGGATCGACATACCGGCCGCGGCGCCGCCGAGCCCGTTCTACACGGCGGAACACGAGGCGTTCCGCGACCAGCTGCGCCGCTTCGTCGCCAAGGAGATCGCGCCCTATGTCGATGAATGGGACGAGGCCGGCGAGTTCCCGCGCGAACTGTACCGCAAGGCGGCCGCAATTGGCCTGCTGCAGCTCGGCTATCCGGAGGAGTACGGCGGCCTGCCGACCGACGTGTTCTTCCGCATCGTGGTCAGCGAGGAGCTGTCGAAGGCCGGCAGCGGCGGCGTCAACGCCTCGTTGATGAGCCACTCCATCGGCACGCCGCCGATCGCTGCATTGGGGCCGGAGTGGATGAAGCGCAAGCTGCTTCCCGAGATCCTCTCGGGCGAGAAGATCAGCGCGCTGGCGATCACCGAGCCGTCCGGAGGGTCGGACGTCGCCAACCTCCGGACCACGGCGCGCCGCGACGGCGGCGACTACGTCGTCAACGGCCAGAAGATGTTCATCACCTCCGGCGTGCGGGCCGACTACTTCACGGTCGCGGTGCGCACCGGCGGACCCGGCGCCGGCGGCGTGTCGCTGCTGCTGATCGAGCGAGACCGTCCGGGCTTCTCGCGGACCAAGCTGCGCAAGATGGGCTGGTGGGCGTCCGACACCGCCCAGCTGTTCTTCGACGACGTCCGCGTGCCGGTCGAGAACCTGATCGGCAAGGAGAACCGCGGCTTCATCGGCATCATGCTGAACTTCAACCAGGAGCGGATCGGCCTGGCGGCCGGCGCGCACGGCTTCGCCCGGGTGTGTCTCGACGAGGCCATCGCCTATGCGCGCGAGCGGCACACCTTCGGCAAGCCGTTGATCGCCAACCAGGTGATCCGCCACAAGATCGTCGACATGGCGATGCGCGTGAACGCCGTGAAGGCGAACCTCGAGATGCTGGCGTGGCGGCTCGGTCAGGGCGAGCGGCCGGTTGCCGAGATCTGCATGCTCAAGAACCTCGCGACCACCACGCTGGAGTACGTCGCCAACGAGGCGATGCAGATCCTCGGCGGCGCCGGGTACCTGCGCGGCTCCAAGGTGGAGCGGATCTACCGCGAGACCAAGGTGATGTCGATCGGCGGCGGCTCGATCGAGATCATGAAGGATCTAGCGGCCCGCCAGATGGGGCTATAG
- a CDS encoding branched-chain amino acid ABC transporter permease produces MLDFIQQLVSGIALGCVYGLIALGFVLIYKATEVVNFAQGELMMLGGFFVYTFIGLLGMNYWIGFMLAVACMALFGMVAERVVVRPILGYPQFSIVMATIGLGYLLRSVAGMIWGTDDLRIETPFSPTPTSEGRLKLGDLVIAHDKLSVIVATILLCAVLYVFFNKTRMGTAMRATSENMLAAYYMGIPVKTVVSLIWAISAAVAACAGVLLAPITFIHSNVGLALGLKAFPAAVLGGFGSIPGALVGGVIIGVLESMAGFYLPQGWKDVVPYIVLLLVLLLKPEGLFGLKLRKTV; encoded by the coding sequence ATGCTGGATTTCATTCAGCAGCTCGTCAGTGGCATCGCGCTGGGCTGCGTCTACGGGCTGATCGCGCTGGGGTTCGTCCTCATCTACAAGGCCACCGAAGTCGTCAATTTCGCGCAGGGCGAGTTGATGATGCTTGGCGGATTCTTCGTATACACGTTCATCGGCCTGCTCGGCATGAACTACTGGATTGGTTTCATGCTGGCCGTGGCCTGCATGGCGCTATTTGGGATGGTCGCGGAGCGCGTCGTGGTGCGCCCGATCCTCGGCTACCCGCAGTTCTCGATCGTGATGGCGACCATCGGCCTAGGCTACCTGCTGCGCTCGGTCGCCGGCATGATCTGGGGCACCGACGACCTCCGGATCGAGACTCCGTTCTCGCCCACCCCGACGTCGGAAGGCCGGCTGAAGCTGGGCGACCTCGTCATCGCCCATGACAAGCTGTCGGTGATCGTGGCAACCATCCTGCTCTGCGCGGTGCTGTACGTCTTTTTCAACAAGACGCGCATGGGCACGGCGATGCGGGCGACGTCCGAGAACATGCTGGCTGCCTACTATATGGGCATTCCGGTGAAGACCGTCGTGTCGCTGATCTGGGCGATCAGCGCCGCCGTGGCTGCCTGCGCCGGCGTGCTGCTGGCGCCGATCACCTTCATCCACTCCAACGTCGGTCTCGCGCTCGGCCTCAAGGCCTTCCCCGCGGCGGTGCTCGGCGGCTTCGGCAGCATCCCCGGCGCGCTGGTCGGCGGCGTCATCATCGGCGTGCTCGAGTCGATGGCCGGCTTCTACCTGCCGCAGGGCTGGAAGGACGTCGTGCCCTACATCGTCCTGCTGCTGGTGCTGCTGCTCAAGCCCGAGGGGCTGTTCGGCCTCAAGCTGCGCAAGACAGTCTGA
- a CDS encoding ABC transporter ATP-binding protein, translating into MCGPIRPPATRRRTTARSGGRGTGGDATVDVVDAAAEGGGVPLLDVRGVSIFFRGNDGEAQATSDISFAVRRGERVGVVGESGCGKTVTGLSILGLLPPASARVTGEILFHGENLLKARPARLRRVRGRHIGMIFQEPMSALDPVFTIGQQIGETLRVHRGLSRRGARDGAIEALARVGIPLPARRVDEYPHQLSGGMRQRAMIAMALACEPELLICDEPTTALDVTIQAQILDLLLELGERTGTALLFITHDLGVVAETCTRVVTMYAGEVVEDAPVDDALTTPRHPYTSGLLRAIPRLSERKSHLPSIRGRVPALADMPSGCRFRPRCDHAGIGCVDVQPLRAAGAGRRARCGRFEALALPGAVA; encoded by the coding sequence ATGTGTGGTCCAATCCGGCCGCCCGCGACAAGACGCCGGACGACGGCGCGCAGCGGCGGTCGAGGCACGGGGGGAGACGCGACGGTGGACGTGGTCGATGCGGCGGCGGAGGGCGGCGGCGTGCCGCTGCTCGACGTGCGCGGCGTCAGCATCTTCTTCCGCGGCAACGACGGCGAGGCCCAGGCGACGAGCGACATCTCGTTCGCCGTGCGGCGCGGCGAACGGGTCGGCGTCGTCGGCGAGAGCGGCTGTGGCAAGACGGTGACCGGCCTGTCGATCCTCGGCCTGCTGCCGCCCGCCAGCGCCCGCGTCACCGGCGAGATCCTGTTCCACGGCGAGAACCTCCTGAAGGCGCGGCCGGCCCGTCTGCGGCGGGTGCGCGGGCGCCACATCGGAATGATCTTCCAGGAGCCGATGAGCGCGCTCGATCCCGTGTTCACGATCGGCCAGCAGATCGGCGAGACTCTGCGCGTCCATCGCGGCCTGTCGCGCCGCGGCGCGCGCGACGGCGCGATCGAGGCGCTGGCGCGGGTCGGCATCCCGCTGCCGGCGCGCCGCGTCGACGAGTATCCGCACCAGCTCTCGGGCGGCATGCGCCAGCGCGCGATGATCGCGATGGCGCTTGCGTGCGAGCCGGAGCTGCTGATCTGCGACGAGCCGACCACGGCGCTCGACGTCACGATCCAGGCGCAGATCCTCGATCTGCTGCTCGAGCTCGGCGAACGCACCGGCACGGCGCTGCTGTTCATCACCCACGACCTCGGCGTCGTCGCCGAGACCTGCACGCGCGTCGTGACGATGTACGCCGGAGAGGTCGTCGAGGACGCGCCGGTCGACGACGCGCTGACGACGCCGCGGCATCCCTACACGTCGGGCCTCCTGCGCGCGATCCCGCGGCTCAGCGAGCGCAAGAGCCACCTGCCGTCGATCCGCGGCCGCGTGCCGGCGCTCGCCGACATGCCGTCGGGCTGCCGCTTCCGGCCGCGCTGCGACCACGCCGGCATAGGCTGCGTCGATGTCCAGCCGCTGCGGGCCGCCGGCGCCGGCCGCCGGGCGCGCTGCGGACGGTTCGAGGCGCTGGCGCTGCCGGGAGCCGTCGCGTGA
- a CDS encoding PaaI family thioesterase, producing MAKDDKPLFESLSGGRIEFFQKWFSDTIPHNKALGTIVTDVRQGAARMRLDWREDLVGNPETGVLHGGAITALLDSCSGMSVATRLTRPQPFATLDLRIDYVRPATPRQPVFAEAECFRITRNVAFTRAVAHQGDPKDPIAASAGTFMMATKGNAAAPGGGKAARGGGS from the coding sequence ATGGCGAAGGACGACAAACCCCTCTTCGAGTCGCTGTCCGGCGGCCGGATCGAATTCTTCCAGAAGTGGTTCTCGGACACGATCCCGCACAACAAGGCGCTCGGCACGATCGTCACGGACGTGCGCCAGGGCGCCGCGCGCATGCGCCTGGACTGGCGCGAGGACCTGGTCGGCAACCCGGAGACCGGGGTGCTGCACGGCGGTGCCATCACCGCGCTGCTCGATTCGTGCAGCGGCATGTCGGTGGCGACGCGGCTGACGCGGCCGCAGCCCTTCGCGACCTTGGACCTGCGGATCGACTACGTCCGCCCCGCGACGCCCCGGCAGCCGGTGTTCGCCGAGGCGGAGTGCTTCCGCATCACGCGCAACGTCGCGTTCACGCGCGCCGTGGCCCACCAGGGCGATCCGAAGGACCCCATCGCCGCCTCGGCCGGCACGTTCATGATGGCGACCAAGGGCAACGCGGCGGCG
- a CDS encoding ABC transporter permease: MRLSKRQTALLGRRAAQIAPVVVLATFVVFGLLQLVPGDIAVTLAGDNATDARIAEIRRLYGLDRPFLVQYGSWLWNALHGDLSRSILSGEPVLDSILRRFPNTLLIVACALALSLLVGVPLGIAAATRPGGRLDAFVTGFASLGVAIPNFWLAMILVATFALTWNWFPATGAAPVSQDAAKALRHAALPALALAAGGIAEVARQLRGSLVEVLSSQYVRTLHAKGLSPASILWKHGLKNVSVNLLTVIGLLVNRLLGATVVIEAVFAIPGVGGMVVYAAIHKDFPVIQGVVLAMVLIVISLNLLIDVLYTVLDPRVSH; the protein is encoded by the coding sequence ATGCGCCTCTCCAAGCGCCAGACCGCGCTGCTCGGCCGCCGGGCCGCGCAGATCGCGCCGGTCGTCGTGCTGGCCACGTTCGTGGTGTTCGGCCTGCTGCAGCTCGTGCCAGGCGACATCGCCGTGACGCTGGCCGGCGACAACGCCACGGACGCGCGGATCGCCGAGATCCGGCGACTCTACGGGCTGGACCGTCCGTTTCTCGTCCAGTACGGCTCCTGGCTGTGGAACGCGCTGCACGGCGATCTGTCGCGGTCGATCCTGTCGGGCGAGCCGGTGCTCGACTCGATCCTCCGCCGGTTTCCGAACACGCTGCTGATCGTCGCCTGCGCGCTGGCCCTCTCGCTTCTGGTCGGCGTGCCGCTGGGCATCGCCGCCGCGACACGGCCCGGCGGTCGCCTCGACGCCTTCGTCACCGGTTTCGCCTCGCTCGGCGTGGCCATCCCGAATTTCTGGTTGGCGATGATCCTCGTGGCCACGTTCGCCCTGACCTGGAACTGGTTCCCCGCGACCGGCGCGGCGCCGGTATCGCAGGACGCCGCGAAGGCGCTGCGCCACGCCGCGCTGCCGGCTTTGGCGCTCGCGGCCGGCGGCATCGCCGAGGTCGCGCGCCAGCTGCGCGGCTCGCTGGTCGAGGTGCTGTCCTCGCAATACGTGCGCACGCTCCACGCCAAGGGGCTGTCGCCGGCGTCGATCCTGTGGAAGCACGGACTCAAGAACGTCAGCGTCAACCTGCTCACCGTCATCGGGCTCCTCGTCAACCGTCTGCTCGGCGCCACCGTCGTGATCGAGGCCGTGTTCGCGATCCCCGGCGTCGGCGGCATGGTCGTCTACGCGGCCATCCACAAGGATTTCCCGGTGATCCAGGGCGTCGTGCTGGCGATGGTGCTGATCGTGATCTCGCTGAACCTGCTGATCGACGTCCTCTACACCGTGCTCGATCCGAGGGTGTCGCACTGA